One window of Sphingobacteriales bacterium genomic DNA carries:
- a CDS encoding four helix bundle protein, with amino-acid sequence MNKSILKDKSYVFAIRIVKLSQFLQTEKKEFVISKQILKSGTSVGALIREAEFGQSKPDFINKMSVSLKEANETEYWLSILKDTNYIDEKSFVSLQSDCKEIIAMLVSTLKTLKK; translated from the coding sequence GTGAATAAATCAATATTGAAAGATAAAAGTTATGTATTTGCTATTCGAATAGTGAAGTTGTCACAATTTTTACAAACAGAAAAAAAAGAGTTTGTTATAAGCAAACAGATATTAAAAAGCGGTACTTCTGTAGGGGCGTTAATTAGGGAAGCAGAGTTTGGACAAAGTAAACCTGATTTTATCAATAAGATGAGTGTTTCCCTTAAAGAAGCCAATGAAACAGAATACTGGCTCTCAATTTTAAAAGATACTAATTACATAGATGAAAAATCATTTGTTAGTTTACAATCCGATTGTAAGGAGATAATAGCTATGTTGGTTTCGACTTTAAAAACTTTAAAAAAATAA
- a CDS encoding lycopene cyclase domain-containing protein, with protein sequence MKPYTYFLLHLFTISFPLARSFEPRIRFVEKWRYLFPATLFAALIFIGWDIVFTRLGVWSFNPDYLTGLKISVLPVEEWLFFFTVPYACMFIYEVIRYFFPDFTNRIPARTISIMLIVILLVAVILNFGKLYTTVCFSVAILLLLMQLMVVKGKYMGRFYLTYFVSLIPFLLVNGVLTALPVVSYHPDHIIGFRIYTIPIEDTVYNLSLLLMVVSIYEYLLNKTIYRSSLSSF encoded by the coding sequence TTGAAACCCTACACCTATTTCCTGCTTCATCTGTTTACCATTTCCTTCCCATTAGCCCGGAGTTTCGAGCCTCGGATTCGTTTTGTCGAAAAATGGAGATATCTGTTTCCTGCCACCTTGTTTGCCGCCTTAATATTCATCGGTTGGGACATTGTTTTTACCCGTTTGGGCGTATGGAGTTTCAACCCTGACTATTTAACAGGTTTGAAAATTTCTGTGCTTCCTGTCGAAGAGTGGCTGTTCTTTTTCACCGTACCCTATGCCTGTATGTTTATTTATGAGGTAATTCGTTATTTTTTTCCTGATTTCACCAACCGCATACCTGCTCGCACCATTTCGATAATGTTGATCGTAATTTTGTTGGTTGCAGTGATTTTGAATTTTGGAAAACTTTATACCACAGTTTGCTTTTCGGTAGCTATTTTGTTGTTGTTGATGCAATTGATGGTGGTAAAAGGAAAGTATATGGGACGTTTTTATCTGACCTATTTCGTCAGCCTGATTCCCTTTTTATTGGTCAATGGGGTGTTGACCGCTTTGCCGGTGGTGTCCTATCATCCCGACCATATCATCGGGTTCCGGATTTATACCATTCCCATTGAAGATACTGTTTACAACCTGTCGTTATTGTTGATGGTGGTTAGTATTTATGAATATCTGTTGAATAAAACCATTTATCGTTCATCGCTTTCATCGTTTTAA
- a CDS encoding DUF1887 family protein: MPTTLVSLVSEQTFINIIFIKEMPPADRYIFITTDIMEKKGVADWIIGVCNINYNIVSKISVDANSMEQIFERLNEYRLLAPEQNYVINLTGGNKIMSITVYEFFRNMNVKMYYKPIEHNGYLQCFPLVNSGIVPFNTCLNLKEYLNGYGIRIANPTRINHPLMTAEFTKNIFDNQLLDINHIHQLIKYKQEYERFPNKRLTSLSLNDPPKEVPGIVGFIKTTLGFPLENPNRLNEREIFYLIGGWFEEYIYHFVKQLYHLDNEHIGLNVLIEKNGVPNELDVVFVKDNDLHIIECKLKLTKLTFESALYKLVTVQRGTAYSLTSKAYIASSKSYRNRFGEFYKQSNDRAKLNKVTIIDPLNLDEL, from the coding sequence ATGCCTACTACTTTAGTCTCTCTTGTTTCCGAACAGACATTTATCAATATCATTTTTATCAAGGAAATGCCGCCTGCCGACAGGTATATTTTTATCACTACCGACATTATGGAGAAAAAGGGTGTTGCCGATTGGATTATCGGGGTTTGCAATATAAATTATAACATTGTCAGTAAAATTTCGGTAGATGCTAATTCGATGGAGCAGATTTTTGAAAGGTTGAACGAGTATCGGTTATTAGCGCCTGAGCAGAATTATGTTATCAATCTGACCGGCGGTAATAAAATTATGTCCATTACCGTCTATGAGTTTTTCCGGAACATGAATGTAAAGATGTATTATAAGCCCATTGAGCACAACGGCTACTTACAGTGCTTTCCTTTGGTAAATTCGGGCATTGTTCCTTTCAACACCTGCCTAAATCTTAAAGAATACCTCAATGGCTATGGCATCAGAATCGCCAATCCTACAAGAATAAACCACCCCTTGATGACTGCCGAATTTACCAAAAACATTTTTGACAATCAACTCCTTGATATTAACCATATCCATCAGCTTATCAAATATAAACAAGAGTATGAGCGTTTTCCAAACAAGAGACTGACTTCTTTGTCCCTGAATGATCCGCCCAAAGAAGTGCCCGGCATTGTAGGTTTTATCAAAACCACATTGGGGTTTCCTTTAGAAAATCCAAACAGGCTCAATGAAAGGGAAATTTTTTACCTGATAGGTGGTTGGTTTGAAGAATATATTTATCACTTCGTAAAACAATTATATCATCTTGACAATGAACACATTGGCCTCAATGTATTGATCGAAAAAAACGGTGTGCCAAACGAACTCGATGTAGTGTTTGTCAAAGACAACGATTTACATATTATCGAATGTAAGTTAAAGTTAACCAAATTAACCTTTGAATCGGCACTCTATAAATTGGTAACTGTTCAAAGAGGAACAGCATATAGCCTGACTTCTAAAGCATATATCGCCAGTTCAAAAAGCTATCGCAACCGATTTGGAGAGTTTTACAAACAAAGCAACGACAGAGCTAAACTGAATAAAGTTACCATCATAGACCCGTTAAATTTAGACGAATTATAG
- a CDS encoding esterase family protein: MDNRKYNRTYSLIKIIDFWSDALSRYVVLDILVPGNDLTSPLHYPLLLVNDGQDIDSVKLPAHLNHLVNNGSITPPLAVCIYAANRKHEYGVASRSDYKNRGNLASNYTKFIIDELLPYLSEHYPVRLNHPLNTFTGFSLGGLSAFDITWHHSAVFKQVGVFSGAFWWRYEPVDIADPDNHRIMHEVVRTTKVKPELRFWFQSGLSDESEDRNNNGVIDVIDDILDLCVELVYQGFRPFYDFAYYEMPDGKHDMATWSKAMPEFLVWAFGGKK; the protein is encoded by the coding sequence ATGGATAACCGGAAATATAACCGCACTTATAGCCTGATTAAAATTATTGATTTTTGGTCTGACGCTTTATCCCGCTATGTTGTTCTCGATATATTAGTTCCCGGAAATGACTTGACAAGCCCTTTGCATTATCCGCTATTGCTTGTCAATGATGGTCAGGATATTGATTCGGTTAAATTGCCTGCTCATCTCAATCATTTGGTCAACAACGGCAGCATCACTCCCCCACTTGCTGTTTGTATCTATGCCGCCAACCGTAAACACGAGTATGGCGTGGCTTCCCGGTCTGATTACAAAAACCGCGGCAATCTCGCTTCGAACTATACTAAGTTTATCATTGACGAACTCCTGCCCTATTTGTCGGAACATTATCCGGTCCGGTTAAATCATCCGCTCAATACTTTTACCGGATTTTCTCTCGGGGGATTGTCTGCTTTTGATATTACATGGCATCATTCTGCCGTGTTTAAACAAGTCGGCGTGTTTTCCGGTGCTTTTTGGTGGAGGTACGAACCGGTTGATATTGCCGACCCAGACAATCACCGCATTATGCACGAGGTGGTGAGAACTACCAAAGTAAAACCTGAACTCAGATTCTGGTTTCAGTCCGGCTTGTCTGACGAATCGGAAGATCGCAACAACAACGGCGTGATTGATGTGATTGACGATATTTTAGATTTATGTGTCGAGTTGGTCTATCAGGGATTTCGTCCGTTTTATGATTTTGCTTACTACGAAATGCCGGACGGCAAACACGATATGGCTACCTGGTCAAAGGCAATGCCCGAGTTTTTGGTATGGGCGTTTGGGGGGAAGAAGTGA
- a CDS encoding esterase family protein encodes MKEQHVKWYSSNLSKDIEMLTFGEQGFPVILFPTSMGSYFENKDFKLIESAKWFLENGLVKIYCPDGIDKLSWYNRKISPSERVKNHVWYDMMLYHELAPRAAYETGIHRIATAGCSFGGYHATNFAFRHPDRVKYVFNMSAAFDIKSHLDGFYDENVYFNNPVDFLPNASDPQMKDMFVVLGTGEYDICLDANVKMAQLLGKKGIPNWLDIRPKAQHDWPIWREMFPHYLSLIK; translated from the coding sequence ATGAAAGAACAACATGTAAAATGGTATTCGTCCAATTTGAGTAAGGATATTGAAATGCTCACATTTGGTGAACAGGGCTTTCCTGTTATTTTGTTTCCAACCTCAATGGGAAGCTATTTTGAAAACAAGGACTTTAAATTAATAGAATCGGCAAAATGGTTTTTAGAAAATGGTTTGGTTAAAATATATTGCCCCGACGGGATTGACAAACTGAGCTGGTACAACCGGAAAATCAGTCCTTCGGAAAGGGTAAAAAACCATGTATGGTACGACATGATGCTCTACCACGAATTAGCACCACGCGCCGCCTACGAAACCGGAATTCACCGGATTGCCACAGCAGGTTGCAGTTTCGGCGGTTATCATGCCACCAACTTTGCCTTTCGTCATCCCGACCGCGTAAAATATGTATTTAACATGAGTGCTGCTTTTGACATAAAATCGCATTTGGACGGATTTTATGATGAAAACGTCTATTTCAACAATCCCGTTGACTTTTTACCCAATGCAAGCGACCCTCAAATGAAGGATATGTTTGTTGTCCTTGGTACCGGTGAATACGACATTTGTTTGGATGCAAATGTGAAAATGGCACAACTCTTAGGCAAAAAGGGTATCCCTAACTGGTTAGATATTCGTCCCAAAGCACAACACGACTGGCCAATCTGGAGAGAGATGTTCCCCCATTACCTTTCTCTCATCAAATAA
- a CDS encoding phytoene/squalene synthase family protein, which yields MMSLYSRTSTDCSRIVTHNYSTSFTMGIKVFDKKFQDPIYAIYGYVRLADEIVDTFLDKDTAVLLSEFRDETLKALERKISTNPIIHAFQEVVHTYGIEWSLIDAFLKSMEMDLQPTTYDTGLFDNYIYGSAETVGLMCLRVFCEGDAQRYEQLREPARRLGAAFQKVNFLRDMKSDFEERGRVYFPNIDFTCFDNESKKIIEQDIKADFDAAYKGILKLPKGSQFGVYTAYKYYLNLFHKITHASPQKVLEERIRVANPQKMIILVKSILRYQLNFL from the coding sequence ATGATGTCATTATATAGCCGAACCTCCACCGATTGCAGCCGCATCGTAACTCATAACTACAGTACGTCTTTTACGATGGGCATTAAGGTTTTTGACAAAAAATTTCAAGATCCCATTTATGCCATTTATGGGTATGTCCGATTGGCAGATGAAATTGTTGATACTTTTCTCGACAAGGACACTGCTGTTTTGCTCAGCGAATTTCGGGATGAAACCCTAAAAGCATTGGAACGCAAAATCAGCACCAATCCCATCATTCATGCCTTTCAGGAAGTAGTACATACTTATGGAATCGAATGGTCGTTGATTGATGCTTTTTTGAAAAGTATGGAAATGGACCTTCAGCCAACTACCTACGACACCGGACTGTTTGACAACTATATTTACGGTTCTGCCGAAACCGTAGGGTTAATGTGTTTGCGGGTTTTTTGTGAGGGAGATGCACAGCGATACGAGCAACTCCGCGAACCGGCTCGCCGGTTGGGGGCAGCCTTTCAAAAAGTAAACTTTCTGCGTGACATGAAAAGCGATTTTGAAGAGCGGGGCAGGGTTTATTTTCCCAACATTGATTTTACCTGTTTTGACAACGAAAGTAAAAAAATCATCGAACAAGACATTAAAGCCGATTTTGATGCCGCTTATAAAGGTATTTTGAAGTTGCCCAAAGGTTCGCAGTTCGGGGTTTACACCGCCTATAAATACTACCTCAATTTGTTTCACAAAATTACCCATGCAAGCCCCCAAAAAGTACTCGAAGAGCGCATAAGAGTAGCTAATCCGCAAAAAATGATTATCTTGGTCAAATCAATCTTGCGCTATCAGCTTAATTTTTTGTAA
- a CDS encoding fatty acid desaturase → MLIATWFAAMGFAFTVNANVFSVGTWLLILLLTHLYTGLFITAHDAIHGTVSRNKKVNLWIGRLCTTLFMFNSFTLLARKHHEHHKFAGTEKDPDFHPPHVVLWYLKFMKEYLSIRQIILAAITFNLLKLIVPTGSLLVFWILPSVLSTIQLFVFGTYLPHRGEHQNPHNARSQPNNHFLAFISCYFFGYHYEHHDSPQTPWWMLYKVKSEKLKTKS, encoded by the coding sequence ATGCTTATTGCGACATGGTTCGCAGCGATGGGATTTGCCTTTACGGTCAATGCAAACGTTTTCTCAGTCGGTACTTGGTTATTGATTTTGTTGCTCACTCATTTATACACAGGGCTGTTCATCACCGCACATGATGCCATTCATGGCACGGTGTCGCGAAACAAAAAAGTCAATCTATGGATCGGGCGATTGTGTACTACCTTATTTATGTTCAATTCCTTTACCCTTCTCGCCCGGAAACACCACGAGCACCACAAGTTTGCAGGCACCGAAAAAGATCCGGATTTTCACCCGCCCCATGTCGTATTGTGGTATCTGAAGTTCATGAAAGAATACCTGAGTATCAGACAAATTATCCTGGCAGCCATTACCTTTAATCTGTTAAAACTAATTGTTCCCACCGGTTCACTTTTGGTATTCTGGATACTGCCTTCGGTACTTAGTACCATTCAGCTATTTGTATTCGGCACGTACCTGCCCCATCGAGGTGAGCATCAAAACCCCCACAACGCCCGAAGCCAGCCCAATAATCATTTTTTGGCTTTTATATCCTGCTATTTTTTCGGCTATCACTACGAACACCACGACTCACCCCAAACGCCATGGTGGATGTTGTATAAAGTGAAAAGTGAAAAACTAAAAACTAAAAGTTAA
- a CDS encoding DUF4433 domain-containing protein translates to MPELNKTYLYRMTHIENLPHVLRFGITHTASVNSNPEFVPIGDSNIIATRNNFILNNGRRLGDYIPFYFGTRTPMLYVVQNGFNMVVPTPPENIVYCVSSVQKIIDLQLDYVFTDGHAIDGFTTQYSTAEIQSIETIIDWKAVRARYWRSDIDLDLKRRKEAEFLVLGDISIDAILGFLVFNESAKHKAITYGANADNVLIKPEFYF, encoded by the coding sequence ATGCCTGAATTGAACAAAACGTATTTGTATAGAATGACCCATATTGAGAATCTCCCGCATGTTCTTCGATTTGGAATCACTCATACTGCATCTGTCAATTCAAACCCTGAGTTTGTACCAATCGGTGATAGTAATATAATTGCAACCCGCAACAATTTTATATTGAACAATGGCAGACGTTTGGGCGATTATATCCCGTTTTATTTTGGGACAAGAACTCCAATGTTGTATGTTGTACAGAATGGTTTCAATATGGTCGTTCCAACTCCTCCGGAAAACATCGTATATTGCGTCAGTTCGGTTCAAAAAATCATTGATTTGCAATTGGATTATGTATTTACCGATGGGCACGCCATAGATGGCTTTACCACTCAATACAGTACGGCAGAAATTCAAAGCATAGAAACAATAATTGATTGGAAAGCAGTAAGGGCCAGATACTGGAGAAGTGATATTGATTTGGATTTGAAACGAAGAAAAGAAGCAGAGTTTTTAGTTTTAGGCGATATTTCAATAGATGCTATTTTAGGATTTTTAGTGTTCAATGAAAGTGCAAAGCACAAAGCAATAACTTATGGAGCTAATGCCGACAATGTTTTAATCAAGCCTGAATTTTACTTTTAA
- the crtI gene encoding phytoene desaturase: MNKKALIIGTGLGGLATALRLSSQGFEVEMVEKHHQAGGRLNQMTKDGFTFDIGPSFFSMSYEFEELFRDCKLPNPLELNELNPVYSVWFSNRKQPFLIHKDLHKLAEEFKDIEPDFEAKAKAYLAKAKSVFHDTEYRIIKKNFNGLVSYALGLMTVPLKHSPMLFRTMWRELERSFTSEEVKVIFSLVAFFLGSTPFDTPAVYSLLNYTELQHDGYWTVQGGMYKIVETLVETLRKKGVQFHFNTEIISPNVQNGKLTGFTDQNGKQWQADVYVSNSDAAFFRGKVLGRSTFSETKLDKMQWTLAPLTIYLGVKGTIDRLQHHNYFLGDNFKQYADTIFKTSVSPDKPYYYVNVSSKTTPECAPKGCENIFILCPVPDLRFKPDWSDSGQLADNIIADLSARTGFDIAANTITRTVYTPEDWRDKFNLYKGSGLGLAHGLNQVAGLRPNNVDEKFGNLFYVGASTVPGTGLPIVLISSKLVTERITGNSIPPKVNPIK, from the coding sequence GTGAATAAAAAAGCATTGATAATAGGCACAGGCCTTGGAGGATTGGCCACTGCACTCCGGTTGAGTTCGCAGGGTTTCGAAGTGGAGATGGTCGAAAAGCATCATCAGGCAGGCGGACGGCTCAACCAAATGACCAAAGACGGGTTTACCTTTGACATCGGCCCCTCGTTTTTCAGCATGAGCTACGAGTTTGAGGAGCTTTTCAGGGATTGCAAGCTCCCCAACCCCCTCGAACTGAACGAACTCAATCCGGTTTACTCGGTCTGGTTTTCCAATCGCAAACAACCTTTTTTGATTCACAAAGACCTGCACAAATTAGCCGAAGAATTTAAAGACATTGAACCCGATTTTGAAGCAAAAGCAAAGGCTTATTTAGCAAAGGCAAAATCGGTCTTTCACGATACCGAATACCGCATCATCAAAAAGAACTTTAACGGATTGGTGTCTTATGCCCTTGGGCTGATGACCGTTCCGCTCAAACATAGTCCGATGTTGTTCAGAACGATGTGGCGGGAACTGGAGCGCAGCTTTACCTCCGAAGAAGTGAAGGTTATTTTTTCATTGGTGGCGTTTTTCCTTGGGTCAACCCCTTTCGACACCCCCGCCGTATATAGTCTGCTCAACTATACGGAGCTGCAGCATGACGGATACTGGACGGTACAAGGCGGAATGTATAAAATCGTCGAAACACTGGTCGAAACGCTGCGCAAAAAAGGCGTTCAATTTCATTTTAATACCGAAATTATCTCCCCCAACGTGCAAAACGGCAAGTTAACCGGATTTACCGACCAAAACGGCAAACAATGGCAGGCCGATGTGTATGTGAGCAATTCCGATGCCGCCTTTTTCAGAGGTAAAGTGTTAGGCCGTTCCACTTTTTCCGAAACAAAGCTCGACAAAATGCAATGGACACTTGCCCCGCTGACCATATATCTTGGGGTAAAAGGAACGATTGACCGTTTGCAGCATCACAACTATTTTTTAGGGGATAACTTCAAACAATATGCCGATACCATTTTCAAAACTTCGGTCAGTCCCGACAAGCCTTATTATTATGTAAACGTCAGCTCGAAAACCACGCCCGAATGTGCACCGAAAGGTTGCGAAAACATCTTTATTTTATGCCCCGTGCCCGATTTGAGATTTAAACCCGACTGGAGCGACAGCGGGCAGTTGGCCGATAATATTATCGCCGACCTGTCTGCACGCACCGGTTTTGATATAGCCGCCAACACCATCACCCGGACAGTTTATACCCCGGAAGACTGGCGCGACAAATTCAACCTCTACAAAGGAAGCGGGTTAGGACTTGCCCACGGGTTGAATCAGGTAGCCGGCTTAAGACCTAACAATGTGGATGAAAAATTCGGTAACCTGTTTTATGTAGGAGCGTCCACGGTGCCGGGCACCGGGCTGCCCATTGTACTCATCAGTTCCAAATTAGTAACGGAACGAATTACCGGAAATTCCATCCCTCCAAAAGTTAACCCGATAAAGTAA
- a CDS encoding macro domain-containing protein — MIHYKIGNLLDSEAEALVNTVNTVGVMGKGIALQFKNLFPDNFKLYVLACKSKELKTGQLLVTETESLLTGKKIIINFPTKTDWRLPSEYRYIEDGLVELAKVIKERNIKSIAIPPLGSGNGGLDWNKVKKLLVNHLEDVDCEIFIYEPNVSIQEVLKKERVKLTPARAMLLSVLYELVRNGEFVSEFASEKIAYFLQRFGAKEAFKLVFQPNFYGPYSGKVKHVLYYLNGSYIMGYNAKDKKPFEELSIIPDAETEVQDFLEQSENIGYKFVAEKTKNFLTGFYSPFGLELLSTVDFIIREKNVRTKEAIIKELENWSNRKKTLFTNPDFIQVAIKKIQSHFD, encoded by the coding sequence ATGATACACTACAAAATTGGAAATTTGTTAGACAGTGAAGCAGAAGCACTGGTAAACACTGTAAACACGGTTGGAGTGATGGGTAAAGGCATAGCTTTGCAGTTTAAGAACCTATTTCCCGACAATTTCAAGTTGTATGTTTTAGCGTGTAAAAGCAAAGAGTTAAAAACAGGACAACTTTTGGTAACAGAAACTGAATCTTTATTGACCGGCAAAAAAATTATCATAAATTTTCCGACGAAAACCGATTGGCGATTACCTTCGGAATATAGATACATTGAAGATGGCTTGGTCGAACTGGCGAAAGTAATAAAAGAAAGAAACATAAAATCTATTGCCATTCCGCCTTTAGGTTCGGGCAACGGAGGATTAGATTGGAACAAAGTGAAAAAGTTGTTGGTAAATCATTTGGAAGATGTGGATTGTGAAATTTTTATTTACGAACCGAATGTGTCAATACAAGAGGTATTGAAAAAAGAACGGGTAAAACTCACTCCTGCGAGGGCAATGCTTTTATCTGTTTTGTACGAATTGGTACGTAACGGGGAATTTGTTTCTGAGTTTGCTTCAGAAAAAATTGCTTACTTTTTGCAAAGGTTTGGTGCAAAAGAGGCTTTCAAATTAGTGTTCCAACCCAATTTTTATGGACCTTATTCCGGAAAAGTGAAGCACGTTTTGTATTATCTGAATGGCAGTTACATTATGGGCTATAATGCAAAAGACAAAAAGCCATTTGAAGAGCTAAGTATCATTCCTGATGCAGAAACAGAAGTACAGGATTTTTTAGAACAATCTGAGAACATAGGATACAAGTTTGTAGCTGAGAAAACCAAAAACTTCCTAACCGGATTTTATTCTCCTTTTGGTTTGGAATTACTTTCAACAGTTGATTTCATTATTAGAGAAAAAAATGTCAGAACAAAAGAAGCCATCATCAAAGAGTTAGAAAATTGGAGTAATAGAAAGAAAACATTGTTTACAAACCCTGATTTTATTCAAGTTGCAATAAAAAAGATTCAATCTCATTTTGATTAA